A window from Setaria italica strain Yugu1 chromosome VIII, Setaria_italica_v2.0, whole genome shotgun sequence encodes these proteins:
- the LOC101756994 gene encoding phosphoribosylamine--glycine ligase, which produces MAYTAYSIRGPLKLAARHGSDVYYSCNGFKSSVSYPVAQGWSRNWSSVATRHVTSHCQLSVRASARWRSTLKASATDAGIVTDEKITVLVIGGGGREHALCYALNRSPSCNAVLCAPGNVGIAQSGDATCISDLDISSSNDVISFCRKRGVGMVVVGPEAPLVAGLANDLVKVGIPTFGPSSEAAALEGSKDFMKKLCDKYNIPTAKYRTFTDAVEAKNYVKHEGAPIVVKADGLAAGKGVVVAMTLDEAFEAIDSMLVEGSFGSAGSRVIIEEFLEGEEASFFALVDGENALPLESAQDHKRVGDGDVGPNTGGMGAYSPAPIVTDELKHIIMESIIIPTVKGMAAEGCKFVGVLYAGLMIEKKSGLPKLIEYNVRFGDPECQVLMMRLESDLAQVLLSACRGDLGNVSVTWSPEMAMVVVMASQGYPGSYKKGTVIKNLDKAEQVSPAVKIFHAGTALDGDGNLVAVGGRVLGVTAKGNDIEEARARAYDAVDAVDWPEGFVRRDIGWRALMHKEAVNYS; this is translated from the exons ATGGCGTACACTGCTTACAGTATCAGGGGCCCTCTCAAACTCGCTGCAAGGCACGGCTCCGATGTGTATTATTCGTGCAACGGTTTCAAGTCTTCGGTATCTTACCCCGTTGCTCAGGGGTGGAGCAGGAATTGGTCTTCGGTTGCGACACGGCATGTCACATCACATTGTCAATTGAGTGTTCGGGCTTCAGCAAGGTGGCGATCCACCCTGAAAGCTTCAGCAACCGATGCAGGCATTGTCACTG ATGAGAAGATAACTGTATTAGTCATTGGTGGTGGAGGCAGGGAGCATGCCCTTTGCTATGCCTTGAACCGTTCCCCGTCTTGCAATGCAGTTCTATGCGCCCCTGGTAATGTGGGTATTGCTCAGTCCGGGGATGCAACCTGTATCTCAGACTTGGACATCTCCAGTAGCAATGATGTTATCTCGTTCTGTCGCAAGAGGGGAGTGGGAATGGTTGTAGTGGGTCCTGAAGCCCCTCTTGTCGCTGGTCTTGCCAATGACCTTGTTAAAGTCGGGATACCAACCTTTGGCCCTTCTTCAGAGGCTGCAGCGCTAGAAGGATCCAAGGACTTCATGAAGAAGTTGTGTGATAAGTACAATATCCCAACAGCCAAG TATCGGACATTTACGGATGCTGTGGAAGCTAAAAATTATGTCAAACATGAAGGAGCTCCTATTGTTGTTAAAGCTGATGGACTGGCTGCTGGAAAGGGTGTGGTTGTCGCAATGACTTTGGATGAGGCATTCGAAGCCATAGACTCTATGTTGGTTGAAGGTTCATTTGGTTCTGCTGGTTCACGGGTTATTATTGAAGAGTTTCTGGAGGGTGAAGAAGCCTCTTTCTTTGCATTGGTAGATGGTGAAAATGCGTTGCCTCTTGAATCAGCACAGGATCACAAGAGAGTTGGTGATGGTGATGTTGGTCCAAATACTGGTGGTATGGGTGCATATTCCCCTGCACCAATAGTTACTGATGAGCTCAAGCACATTATCATGGAAAGCATAATTATCCCTACCGTTAAAGGTATGGCAGCAGAAGGGTGCAAGTTTGTTGGTGTACTATATGCTGGGCTTATGATTGAGAAGAAATCTGGGCTTCCTAAGCTTATTGAGTACAATGTAAGATTTGGTGACCCAGAATGCCAG GTTCTGATGATGCGATTGGAATCTGATTTAGCACAAGTTCTGTTATCCGCTTGCCGGGGAGATTTAGGCAATGTTTCAGTAACCTGGTCACCTGAAATGGCAATGGTGGTTGTGATGGCAAGCCAGGGATACCCTGGCTCTTATAAGAAGGGGACTGTAATAAAAAACCTTGACAAGGCTGAGCAGGTCTCTCCAGCAGTCAAGATATTCCATGCTGGGACAGCTCTAGATGGAGATGGGAATCTTGTCGCCGTTGGAGGCCGAGTTCTTGGTGTCACAGCCAAGGGCAACGACATCGAAGAAGCAAGGGCAAGAGCATATGATGCGGTAGACGCTGTTGATTGGCCAGAAGGGTTTGTTAGGCGCGACATTGGTTGGAGGGCGCTGATGCACAAGGAAGCGGTTAACTACTCATGA
- the LOC101757393 gene encoding leucine-rich repeat receptor-like serine/threonine-protein kinase BAM1: protein MRPSSPLLLLLLLHFALLSADAVAGGDNGGGGDLRGDAAALLALKAALSCRPGALPSWEAGNAGAVCAWTGVRCAGGRVVAVDLANMNLNASSGAPVSVRVAGLDALESLSLAGNGIVGLVAASSLPALRHVNVSGNQFGGGLDGWDFASLPALEVFDAYDNNFSAPLPLGVAALPRLRYLDLGGNYFTGEIPAAYGGMLAVEYLSLNGNNLNGRIPPELGNLTTLRELYLGYYNAFDGGVPPELGRLRNLTVLDISNCGLTGRIPGELGALSSLETLFLHTNQLSGPIPPELGNLTSLTALDLSNNALTGEVPRSLASLTSIRLLNLFLNRLHGPVPEFVAALPRLETVQLFMNNLTGRVPAGLGSTAALRLVDLSSNRLTGVIPETLCKSGELHTAILMNNFLFGPIPGALGSCASLTRVRLGQNYLNGSIPAGLLYLPRLNLLELQNNLLSGEVPSNPSPGGSSQLAQLNLCNNLLSGPLPATLANLTALQTLLASNNRLSGAVPPEVGELRRLVKLDLSSNELSGPVPAAVGRCGELTYLDLSRNNLSGPIPEAIAGVRVLNYLNLSRNALEGAIPAAVGAMSSLTAADFSYNDLSGRLPDTGQLGYLNATAFAGNPGLCGLVLGRPCGGVEAPASAGGGARRGGAGELKLVLALGLLACSVVFAAAAVLRARSFRTGGGDGGAWRFTAFHKVDFGVAEVIECMKEGNVVGRGGAGVVYAGRTRSGGAIAVKRLQRNGGAGAGNGENDDRGFRAEVRTLGSIRHRNIVRLLAFCESRDANVLVYEYMGGGSLGEVLHHGKRGAFLAWGRRYRIALEAARGLCYLHHDCTPMIVHRDVKSNNILLGGGDGDGGDEARVADFGLAKFLRGGGAAGAGNATSECMSAVAGSYGYIAPEYAYTLRVDEKSDVYSYGVVLLELITGRRPVGDFGEGVDIVQWARRATGGRREAVPGITDRRLGGDDAPADEVAHLFFVSMLCVQENSVERPTMREVVQMLAEFPRHAASSSSSSSSQTSPSASSTSAVPPPPGREESSPDGKDPTPPAAPSCYKLFVPDLLA, encoded by the exons ATGAGACCTTCGTCGCCTCTGCTCCTTCTCCTACTCCTGCATTTCGCGCTCCTCTCCGCAGATGCTGTCGCCGGTGGcgacaatggcggcggcggcgacctgcgcggcgacgcggcggcgctgctcgccCTCAAGGCCGCGCTCAGCTGCCGCCCGGGTGCGCTGCCATCGTGGGAGGCGGGCAATGCCGGCGCCGTGTGCGCGTGGACAGGCGTGCGCTGCGCCGGCGGGCGCGTCGTCGCGGTCGACCTCGCCAACATGAACTTGAACGCGTCGAGCGGCGCGCCGGTCTCGGTGCGGGTGGCGGGGCTCGACGCGCTCGAGAGCCTCTCGCTCGCCGGGAACGGCATCGTGGGCTTGGTGGCGGCGTCGTCGCTCCCGGCGCTCCGGCACGTGAACGTCTCCGGCAACCAGTTCGGCGGCGGGCTCGACGGCTGGGACTTCGCGTCGCTCCCCGCGCTCGAGGTGTTCGACGCCTACGACAACAACTTCTCGGCCCCGCTCCCGCTCGGCGTCGCGGCGCTGCCGCGGCTCCGGTACCTGGACCTCGGCGGGAACTACTTCACCGGCGAGATACCGGCAGCGTACGGCGGGATGCTGGCGGTGGAGTACCTGTCGCTGAACGGCAACAACCTGAACGGCCgcatcccgccggagctcggcaACCTCACGACGCTTCGGGAGCTCTACCTCGGCTACTACAACGCGTTCGACGGCGGcgtcccgccggagctcggccGGCTGCGCAACCTCACCGTGCTGGACATCTCCAACTGCGGCCTCACGGGGCGTATCCCCGGGGAGCTCGGCGCGCTCTCCTCCCTCGAGACGCTCTTCCTCCACACCAACCAGCTGTCGGGCCccatcccgccggagctcggcaACCTCACCTCCCTCACCGCGCTGGACCTCTCCAACAACGCGCTCACCGGCGAGGTCCCCCGCTCGCTGGCGTCGCTGACCTCGATCCGGCTGCTCAACCTCTTCCTCAACCGGCTCCACGGCCCCGTGCCGGAGTTCGTCGCCGCGCTGCCGCGGCTGGAGACGGTGCAGCTGTTCATGAACAACCTCACTGGCCGCGTCCCGGCGGGGCTCGGCTCCAccgccgcgctccgcctcgtcgaccTGTCGTCCAACCGGCTCACCGGCGTGATCCCGGAGACGCTCTGCAAATCCGGCGAGCTCCACACGGCCATCCTCATGAACAATTTCCTGTTCGGGCCCATCCCCGGCGCGCTCGGCTCGTGCGCGAGCCTGACCCGTGTCCGGCTCGGCCAGAACTACCTCAACGGCAGCatccccgccggcctcctctaCCTGCCGCGACTCAACTTGCTTGAGCTCCAGAACAACCTCCTCTCCGGCGAGGTCCCCTCGAACCCGAGCCCGGGCGGCTCGTCGCAGCTGGCGCAGCTGAACCTGTGCAACAACTTGCTGTCCGGACCGCTGCCGGCGACGCTGGCGAACCTCACCGCGCTGCAGACGCTGCTGGCGAGCAACAACCGTCTCTCCGGCGCCGTGCCGCCGGAGGTCGGGGAGCTCCGGAGGCTCGTGAAGCTCGACCTCAGCAGCAACGAGCTGTCGGGACCGGTCCCGGCGGCCGTCGGGCGGTGCGGCGAGCTCACGTACCTGGACCTCAGCCGGAACAACCTGTCCGGGCCGATCCCGGAGGCGATCGCCGGCGTCCGGGTGCTGAACTACCTGAACCTGTCCCGGAACGCGCTCGAGGGCGCGATcccggcggcggtcggcgcgaTGAGCAGCCTCACGGCGGCGGACTTCTCGTACAACGACTTGTCCGGGCGGCTCCCCGACACGGGGCAGCTGGGGTACCTGAACGCGACGGCGTTCGCGGGCAACCCGGGGCTGTGCGGGCTGGTGCTTGGGCGGCCGTGTGGCGGCGTTGAGGCGCCTGCCTCGGCGGGGGGAGGagcccggcgcggcggcgcgggggagctGAAGCTGGTGCTTGCGCTGGGCCTGCTGGCGTGCTCGGTGGTgttcgccgcggcggccgtgctgCGCGCGCGTTCCTtccgcaccggcggcggcgacggcggcgcgtggAGGTTCACGGCGTTCCACAAGGTGGACTTCGGGGTGGCGGAGGTGATCGAGTGCATGAAGGAGGGCAACGTGGTGggccgcggcggggccggggtCGTGTACGCGGGGCGCACCCGGTCCGGCGGCGCGATCGCCGTGAAGCGCctgcagcggaacggcggcgccggcgctgggaaCGGCGAGAACGACGACCGGGGGTTCCGAGCGGAGGTGCGGACGCTGGGCAGCATCCGGCACCGAAACATCGTGCGGCTGCTGGCCTTCTGCGAGAGCCGGGACGCGAACGTGCTGGTGTACGAGTACATGGGCGGCGGCAGCCTGGGCGAGGTGCTCCACCACGGGAAGCGCGGCGCGTTCCTGGCGTGGGGGCGGCGGTACCGGATCGcgctggaggcggcgcgcgggctcTGCTACCTCCACCACGACTGCACCCCCATGATCGTGCACCGCGACGTCAAGTCCAACAAcatcctcctcggcggcggggatggggacggcggcgacgaggcacgCGTCGCCGACTTCGGCCTCGCCAAGTTCTTGCGTggaggaggcgccgccggcgccggcaacgCCACCTCCGAGTGcatgtccgccgtcgccggctccTACGGCTACAtcgcgccag AGTATGCGTACACTCTGAGAGTAGACGAGAAaagcgacgtgtacagctacGGCGTGGTCCTGCTGGAGCTCATCACGGGCCGCCGCCCCGTGGGGGACTTCGGCGAGGGTGTCGACATCGTGCAGTGGGCCAGGCGGGCCACGGGCGGCCGCCGGGAGGCCGTGCCGGGGATCACCGACCGCCGCCTCGGCGGTGACGACGCGCCCGCCGACGAGGTCGCGCACCTCTTCTTCGTCTCCATGCTCTGCGTGCAGGAGAACAGCGTCGAGCGCCCCACCATGCGGGAGGTCGTCCAGATGCTCGCCGAGTTCCCACGCCACGccgcgtcgtcctcgtcgtcgtcgtcgtcgcagacgtcgccgtcggcgtcctCGACGTCGGCGGTGCCGCCACCCCCGGGCAGGGAGGAGAGCAGCCCCGACGGGAAGgacccgacgccgccggcggcgcccagctgCTACAAGCTGTTCGTCCCGGACCTTCTGGCCTGA